TATTTTATCAAGTTCTGCCTTTAAGTTGTCTAGCTTATCCTGGGCTTTTTCTTTCTTTCTGCCAGCCTCAGTCTTCTTATTTTCAGTCTCTTCTTTTTTATTCTTAAGTTCCTGCTGACGGTCAGTCTGTTTTTTTAGCTCAGCTTCAATCCTTTTAAGTTCCTGGCTTATCTCATCCAGTCTTTCCTTATATTCTAAGAGCTCTGATTCCTGCTGGCTAAGCTGTCTTCTCCTGGAAGATAGCTGCTCTTCCTGCCTGGCCAGTTCTAATTGGAACTGTTGATAAGTTCTCTGGAGACTATTTTCATAATTAATAGCCTCCTGTAAGATTCTATCGATATCAGCCTGTTTGCTCTCCTGCTGACTGGCCTGATTTTCAACTTTTTCCAGTTTTAATTCTGTATCTTTCTTTTTAGCCTTTATAGTTTTCAGGTTTTTTTCTTCTGTCGTGATTTCTCCATTAACTGAATCAACCTCAGAATTAAGCTCGCTTTTACGTTCCTGAATATTATTTAACCTGGTCTGATAGACCTTTAATTCTTCCCGTAATTCAGCCAGTTCTTCCTGGATATCTGCTTTATTAGAGTTTATTTCCTCTAATTCTGCTTCTTTTTCTTTAAGTTTATTCCTGATCTGGCTCAATTGCTGGCGATTGGCTTTACCTTTTTCAGTTAATTCCTCTAACTGGCGCTGACGACTTAAAAGATGAGCTGTATCTTTTCTCTGGCTTCCACCTGTCATGGCTCCACCTGGATTAATTATATCTCCATCTAAGGTTACAATCTTAAACCGTTTGCCACTGGCTTTAGAGGCGGCAGTAGCTGACTTTAAATCTTTAAAGATAGCAGTCCGGCCTAAAAGATATTTGATTACCTCTTCCAATCTGGCCTCATATTCAATAAGCTCAGAACCAAGGCCTAGATAACCTTCCTGTTGATTTAAATTATAACGATCTGGATTAATCTTTCTCCCATTGATCATATTAAGAGGAAGAAATGTTGCCCGGCCTTTCTGCTGACTTTTCAAGTATTCGATAGCCTGCTGGGCAACTGAATCATCTTCAACAACCACCTGCTGCAATCTACTCCCTAAGGCAGTTGCAATTGCCTCTTCATATTTTTCTGGAGTTGTAATCAGTTCAGCCACTGGTCCAATAATCCCATCAAGTTTCTCATTCTGCCAGACTGAACGGACTCCCCGATAATAACCTTCCCCTTTATCAGCCATCTTTTTTAAGGCCTGCCAGCGTGATCTGGTCCGATTATATTCCTGCTGGGCCTTATTCTCCTCTTTTTTAAGCTTATTAAATTCGGCCTGAATAGTTTCAGAGCGATCATTAAGTTTTTCAAGTTGATCCTGATGTTCATTTATCTGATCAACAAGCTCACGACCTTTTTCCTCCAGGCTGGCTTCTTTTTCAGAGATAGCTTCAAGCTGATCATCAAGCTGATTTAATGACTCTCTTAATCTAGTAAGCTGGCGGAAATAAGATTGTTCTCTTTCCTGGAGTTCTGCCAGATCCTCTTTTAATTCTGACTGGCTGGCCATTAATTTTTGGCTCTGGTTTTCCTTGCTTCTGGCTTTAAGATATACCTGTTTTCTGGCATTATCTTCTAAAGCCCTGCAGACTTCCTCGAGCTTAAGCTGATAATTTTCAAATCTATCCCTGCCAGTATCGAGATGGCCAGAAAGTCCATCTAAATGGCCTGCTGTCTTCTCAATCTCAGTATTTATCTCTTCTTCTTCAGCTTTTAACCGGTTTTTTTCTTTAATCAGAGACTGCTTTCTTTCTAAAATAACCTTTAAATTATTTTCAATCTCCTGAACCCTGGTTTTAAACTGATAGTATTTATCTACAAGTTCGTCCTTTTTAGACTCTACATCTGCCACTTCTTCTTTTAATTCAGCCTCTTTAGACTCTTCAGTTTCAAGCTGTTGCTGCAATTTATGTAAACGGGTCTTTAATTTATCTGCCTTCTGATTTAATTCAGCTTCACTGTCATCATATTTTTCCAGCTGCTGACAGAGATAGCTAACCTCTATCTCTTTAAGCTGATTATAGAGTTTTTTATATTTTCTCGCCTTCTCAGCCTTCTTTTCTAATGGACCTAACCTCCGCTCAATTTCGTTAATTAGATCATTGACTCTTTCTAAGTCCCTGGCAGTCTTATCCAGCCTTTTTTCTGCCTCTTCTTTGCGATTTCTATGTCTGCTAATTCCGGCTGCCTCTTCAAATAACTGGCGGAGTTTTTCTGGTCTGCTCTGTAAGATTGCCTCAACCCGACCCTGGCCAACAATTGAATAGGCATCCTGATTCAAACCGGTATCATAAAGGAGATCTTCTATATCCTTTAATCTGGCATTTTTGCCATTGATGATATAGCTCCCCTTACCGTCCTGATCGACTTCTCTGGTAATTGTAACTTCATCTTCATCATGGGGGAGTATATTTTTGCTATTATCTATTTTCAAACTGACCCTGGCTTCTTTCATTGGCTTCCGACTATCACTTCCAGAAAATATAACATCAGCCATCTGGCTGCCTCTAAGTGTTGTCGGACTCTGCTCGCCTAAAACCCAGCGAACAGCATCAACTATATTACTTTTACCGCTGCCATTTGGCCCGACAACTGCAGTTAATGGACTGGAAAAGTCCAGGGTAACCGGCCGGGCAAATGATTTGAAGCCATGGAGGCTTATTTCTTTTAGAATCATAATTATTCCGCCTTCTTTGAATACTGGTCGCTATCTAATCTACATGGAAAAACCTATCCGAACAGGATAGGTAACTAAGCTTCTGAAGCTTTCAAATCCTTTAACCTGGCGATCTCTTCACTGCTCAATTCTTTTCTTTCACCTGGCTGGAGATTGTCAAGCTCAATCGGGCCAAACCTTAATCTCATCAGATCAGTAACTTCATGGCCAACAGCCTGGCACATCCTTCTTACCTGGCGATTTCTGCCCTCATGGATCGTTATTAAAAATTTAGTTCTCTCTCCCTGATAATTCAACTGATCTACTCTAGCCGGGGCTGTCATCCCATCATCAAGCTCAACCCCTGCTTCCAGCCTGGCAATATCATCCTTTGCTATTCTGCCATCGGCAATCACTCTGTAGGTCTTCTCGATTTCAAAAGAAGGGTGGGTTAAAATATGGGTTAATTTGCCGTCATTGGTTAAAAGAATAAGGCCACTGGAATTATAATCTAACCGGCCAACTGGATATAGCCTCTGTTTGATGTCATCAACAAACTCAACAACAGTCTTTCTACCTTTCGGGTCTGAAGCAGTTGAGATAACGCCGACTGGTTTATGTAATTTAAAATAGCGCTTTTTCTCTCTTTCAATCTCATTACCGTCAACTTCTACATAATCTTCAGTTGGATCTATCTTAAAGCCCATCTCTGTAACAGTTTCACCATTAACTTTAACTCGACCGGCGGCTATTATCTCCTCAGACTTGCGTCTGGAGGCAACTCCGGCATGGGCCATAAATTTCTGTAATCTAACTTCTGCCATTCTCCTGATCCTCCTCTTCTGCCAGGGATTTTCTATCTGGCAGTTGATTTAAATCTTTTAAATCAAAAAATGTTAAAAATTCCTCTGTAGTTCCATATTCTATCGGGTTTCCTGGCTGCTCACGGCGGCCAAGTTCTTTGATTAAATCGTATTTGCTTAATGTCCTTAATGTCTGATCGACCCGGACACCTCTAACCTCTTCAATCTCAGTTCTGGTAACTGGCTGATGATAGGCCACAATTGCCAGGGTTTCTAATGAAGCTTCAGTTAAATTAACTTCTCTCGGAGCTGCCAGTATATCTTTGATCAACTGGCCTAAAGATTTTTTATTGGTTAGAGTATAATTACCATCGTACTCCTTTAATTCCAGGCCCCTTTCTGGTTTTTCATATTCAAGCTGGAGCTGTTTGAGAGCTTTTTTAATATCTCCCTTTGTCATTTCCAGACCTGAGCTTAACTGATGGAGTGATAGCACCTCTGGTGAGGCAAATAATAATGCCTCCAGCCTGGCTATAACTTCAGGGTCAAACTTAAATTCAAGCTGTTCTTCTTTAGTCTGACTCATGCTTATTCCCACCCCGTCTGGTCAGTTCTACCTGGATCTCTCCAAAGCGCCTGGACTGTTCTAATTTTATCTTTCTCAATCTATTTAACTCTAAAACTGATAAAAATGTAATAACAATCTCTAATTTATCCTGATGGTCAGTTATTAATTCTTTGAAATTTAGACGTTTTCCTCTGCCAGCAGTTGCCAAAATCGTCATTACTTCATTGATCTTATCCTGGAGTGTTATTGTTTCTCGAGCCAGGCGGACAAGTTTTTCCCTTTCTGCTTCCTGGGCCAGCCTCGTCTCATAGGCATCCATTGCCTGACAGTATAATTTATGGATGGTCTGGATATCTGCATCCAGACTCAAAATATAGTTATCATCAGGGATATCCAGAGTTCTTTCTGGAAAATGATAATCTTTAGCCTCATCAGCCAGCTCACCTAAAGTTCCAGCCAGCTCTTTTATAATCTGATGTTCCTTTAACCTGGCCACTAAATCAGGCTCTTCTTCCTCTTCCTCCTGATTATAGATCGGCAGCAGGCTTCTGGCCTTAAGCTGAACAAGCTCAGCACCGATAACTGTAAATTCACTGGCCTGGTCCATATTGAAATCTTCAAGCCTATCAAGATAGGAGAGATACTGGTCTGCCACTCTGGCCAGAGAAATCTTGGATATCTCTATTTCATTTTCTTTAATTAATTTATAGAGCAGGTCCAGAGGACCTGTGAAGTTTTCTATTTCAAGCTGGCAGCCCATATCTTTGATTCCCTCCTCTTATTGATATTTAAAAAATTATTTCTTGATTATAAAAAGTATTTCTTGATTATAACTTGATTATTAAAAGAATACTAATAGATTTAAAATGCCATTTACTACCGGGCCGATAATCGACCAGAGAACTCCTGAATAGGCCAGTACAAGAATAACGAGCATTCCCATTGGCCCCTCTAATTTGTTGAAGTAACGGTCATATTTCGGTGGCAGGACCCCTCTTAAAATCTTGGAACCATCCAGCGGTGGAAATGGCAGTAGATTAAAGATTGCCAGACTGATATTAATTATTATAGCCAGGTAGAGAAAGTTTACAACTATAATCATTGTATTACCTCTCATACCATAAAGTAAACCCATTAAAGACTGGCCGGTTATTAACGGCATTATATTAATTATTATAGCAAAAAATGCTGCCAGAGCCAGATTTGAAGCTGGACCGGCAAAACTAACTAACATCATATCTCTTCTTGGATTATTATAGTATCTCGGATTTATTGGAACTGGCTTGGCCCAGCCAAAACGCTGAGTCATTAATAAAACCAGTGCACCTATTGGATCCAAATGGGCTAACGGGTTCAGAGTTAATCTTCCGGCATTCTTAGCAGTTGGATCTCCCATCATGTAAGATGCATAACCATGTGATAATTCGTGCAAGGACAGTGATAAGAGTAAAACAGGTAATAATAAAATCAATTGCATTATATTATCCACTTTTAATTTAACCTCCATTAATAATAGCAAACTATTACTTTTGATATTCTTTAATTAACTTTCGGGCTAATTCAAGCTGCGACTCCCTATCTTTAATTCTTCCCTGATATCTCCGTTTACGGACTTTTGCCAAAATCTCTCTGATTTCAGGCCCTGGTTTAAGTCCTAAATCTATCAGGTCATTTCCATCTATTTCTATTTCAATATTTCTTAATTCATTTAAATAGAACTCAAGTCGACTTCTATGATAACTATCTTCTTTAAAGCAATGAATTAAAGCCAGTTCTTCAGGCTCTAACTTATCCAATTCTTCAGCCAGTTCGACTGGCTCTTCAAAGGCAAAAATATTCTCAGTATTTTCCGGGAGCCTATTGATAAAGTTTAATAACTGTTCTTCTTTATTGGTCAGATTTATCTTTGATCTAATACCACCTGGAAGATTGCGTAATAGAAGCACTAATTTAACTTCCCATTCCTTTATATTATAATCTTTTGAGTCTAAATATGCAAGGCTTTCTTCCAACCTCTTCCAATCTCGGCAGGTCTTTTCAGTAAATTCAAAACTAAAGTCCAATAATTTTACCACTGGAAGTTTCTTTAAAACCCCGGGAAGTTCGCTATTATCATGGAAGCGATAGAATAAATCTTTTAACTCTCTTAAAACTCTATTTAATGATAAACCAGTAAATTCTCCTCTATTTAATGCTTCCTGCATTAGATTTTCTGTCTCTTCTTCAAAATTAAAATCCAGAGATAGACTTAATTTTATACCCCGGATTATTCTTGTCGGATCATCAAGAAAACTAAACCGATGGAGAGCCCTAACAGTTTCATTTTTTATATCCTGATAACCATTAAAGTAATCATAAAGATAACCAAATTCTTCAGGAAATAGGGCTATAGCCATAGCATTAACAGTAAAATCTCTTCTAAATAAATCTTCAAGAATGCCTGCACTTTCAACTTCTGGCAGGCTCCCTGGAGTTGGATAGTATTCACTTCTGGCCTGAGCTAAATCCAGGGTATAATCATAATAATTAAGACTGCCGGTCTGAAAACGGTCGTTATATTGATAATCAACATCAAGTTCTTTGGCAAGGCTGGCTAAAAAGGGCTCAACCTGGCCTTCAATTACTAAATCAAGGTCTTTGTTTTCAATATCCAATACGAAATCTCTAACCATACCACCGACAATAAATAACCTGCTATCCATTGAGGCAGAAAGGGAGGAACATAATTTAAAGAGTTCTTTTAATTTAGCTGTAAGATTGTTGAACTGGCCTGTAAGATCAGTCTTTCTGGCTTCTATTTCTACCATAGAACTGCCATAGGTATGCTGATAATGCTGAGGGGATTCATCATCATAATAGGCATCCAGCAGATCTGTTCTAGTTATAATTCCAACCATTTTGCCATCATCAATCACAGGGAGCCGGCCAATATTGTAATGGACCATTTCTTCCTGGGCATCCTGGATAGATGCATCAGCATTAATTGTAACAACATCTCTGGACATATAACCTTTTACCGGAGCATGCATTAGATCATGGCCTTTTACCTTATCAAGATCTCGCCTTGAAAATACCCCGACAATATCTTCTTCTAAAATTGGCTTACCTTCTTTATCTTCAACAACAATTAAACCATTATGGCCATAACGATCTAAAGCTTTTTCGGCTTCAGCTATTGTTGTTTCAGGAGATAAAGTTCTAACTGGAGCACTCATAATAGAGCTAACTATCTGTCTTGGGGAAAGCTCAGTCTTTAAGACAGACTTCAATTTCGTCTCAGCATCTTTTAAAGGCGGATTAAGTCTGGCTGCCCCGGCCCCTGGATGACCACCGCCACCAAAACGATCGCAGATTCGGCCGATATTAACTGCCTCATCACTGGAACGGCCGATTAAATCTATCTGATCTTCTGCTTCAGCCAGTAAAAAAACTGTCGGCAGATGATAAAGTTCCTTGATCCTAGAAACAACTTTATTTAAACCTCTGACATATTTATTGAGTTTTCCTGTAAAGAGGCTAAATTTAACGCCATTATAATTTAAATCCTGGCGAGATGGTAAAAATTGACTTAAAGCTTCTTTTTGATCATTATCAAGTTTCTGCTGTAAAAACTGGTTAATTACTTTAATCTTTGCTCCATTTTTAAGTAGATAAGCCGCTGCTTCAAGATCAGCGGCTGTTGTATTTAAATGGGCAAAGTTGCCTGTATCTGCATAGATCCCCAGGGCAAAAAGAGTGGCTTCAACTGCATCAATCTTGATTGCAGCTGACATTATCTCCTGAATTAAGATTGTTGTGGCTGAACCTACTTTTTGACTTTTATCTCTATCGGCCCAGGTCAATTCATCGTGGGGGTGATGGTCATAGACTATAACCTCTACTTCATCCCAATTAATATTGTCTTCTAGAGGACCCAGCCTGTCTAATTCTGATGTATCACAGATTATTACCCTGGTAACCTGATTTAAGTCAATATCCTCAACATAAAGTACATTTATCTCATCCCGATAAAGGGCCATAAAATCCTTGACCATCTGATGAAGCCTGCCAACAAAAACAGGTCTGGCCTCTGGATATATTTTAGCAGCTGCAAACATAGCTGCCAATCCATCTAAATCTGTTAGCTGATGGGAGACAACAATCTCCATATAAATGCCCCTTTCCTGACTGTTAAACTAAAAACTCTTTAGCTAATCGACTTTCACCAATTTATCATTATAACATGGCTCTCTGCCTTCTTTGGCCATGTCTTTCCA
The genomic region above belongs to Halonatronomonas betaini and contains:
- the smc gene encoding chromosome segregation protein SMC, with amino-acid sequence MILKEISLHGFKSFARPVTLDFSSPLTAVVGPNGSGKSNIVDAVRWVLGEQSPTTLRGSQMADVIFSGSDSRKPMKEARVSLKIDNSKNILPHDEDEVTITREVDQDGKGSYIINGKNARLKDIEDLLYDTGLNQDAYSIVGQGRVEAILQSRPEKLRQLFEEAAGISRHRNRKEEAEKRLDKTARDLERVNDLINEIERRLGPLEKKAEKARKYKKLYNQLKEIEVSYLCQQLEKYDDSEAELNQKADKLKTRLHKLQQQLETEESKEAELKEEVADVESKKDELVDKYYQFKTRVQEIENNLKVILERKQSLIKEKNRLKAEEEEINTEIEKTAGHLDGLSGHLDTGRDRFENYQLKLEEVCRALEDNARKQVYLKARSKENQSQKLMASQSELKEDLAELQEREQSYFRQLTRLRESLNQLDDQLEAISEKEASLEEKGRELVDQINEHQDQLEKLNDRSETIQAEFNKLKKEENKAQQEYNRTRSRWQALKKMADKGEGYYRGVRSVWQNEKLDGIIGPVAELITTPEKYEEAIATALGSRLQQVVVEDDSVAQQAIEYLKSQQKGRATFLPLNMINGRKINPDRYNLNQQEGYLGLGSELIEYEARLEEVIKYLLGRTAIFKDLKSATAASKASGKRFKIVTLDGDIINPGGAMTGGSQRKDTAHLLSRQRQLEELTEKGKANRQQLSQIRNKLKEKEAELEEINSNKADIQEELAELREELKVYQTRLNNIQERKSELNSEVDSVNGEITTEEKNLKTIKAKKKDTELKLEKVENQASQQESKQADIDRILQEAINYENSLQRTYQQFQLELARQEEQLSSRRRQLSQQESELLEYKERLDEISQELKRIEAELKKQTDRQQELKNKKEETENKKTEAGRKKEKAQDKLDNLKAELDKITDNLRLDRKEEKELEDEIHQIQLKTGKLKARQERIIGRLEDKYSMTPEEAARHLTKESQSADNDKDSDSDNVKEESEKVKDPAAAIKKLEKKINRLGQVSLGAIDDYKELKERYDYLESEQEDLYKAKESIEEVIADLEEKMSVLFHETYQEVNEQFKDIFTRLFMGGEACLELTEPDDLLNTGVEISASPPGKKLQKLSLLSGGEKAMTAISLVFAFLKVKPSPFYILDEIDAPLDDANIEIFADFIQEFVEDSQFILITHRKQMMAAADCIYGVTMAESGISRLVSLNLEEDSVEAIS
- a CDS encoding pseudouridine synthase, which gives rise to MAEVRLQKFMAHAGVASRRKSEEIIAAGRVKVNGETVTEMGFKIDPTEDYVEVDGNEIEREKKRYFKLHKPVGVISTASDPKGRKTVVEFVDDIKQRLYPVGRLDYNSSGLILLTNDGKLTHILTHPSFEIEKTYRVIADGRIAKDDIARLEAGVELDDGMTAPARVDQLNYQGERTKFLITIHEGRNRQVRRMCQAVGHEVTDLMRLRFGPIELDNLQPGERKELSSEEIARLKDLKASEA
- the scpB gene encoding SMC-Scp complex subunit ScpB: MSQTKEEQLEFKFDPEVIARLEALLFASPEVLSLHQLSSGLEMTKGDIKKALKQLQLEYEKPERGLELKEYDGNYTLTNKKSLGQLIKDILAAPREVNLTEASLETLAIVAYHQPVTRTEIEEVRGVRVDQTLRTLSKYDLIKELGRREQPGNPIEYGTTEEFLTFFDLKDLNQLPDRKSLAEEEDQENGRS
- a CDS encoding segregation and condensation protein A; translated protein: MGCQLEIENFTGPLDLLYKLIKENEIEISKISLARVADQYLSYLDRLEDFNMDQASEFTVIGAELVQLKARSLLPIYNQEEEEEEPDLVARLKEHQIIKELAGTLGELADEAKDYHFPERTLDIPDDNYILSLDADIQTIHKLYCQAMDAYETRLAQEAEREKLVRLARETITLQDKINEVMTILATAGRGKRLNFKELITDHQDKLEIVITFLSVLELNRLRKIKLEQSRRFGEIQVELTRRGGNKHESD
- a CDS encoding site-2 protease family protein yields the protein MDNIMQLILLLPVLLLSLSLHELSHGYASYMMGDPTAKNAGRLTLNPLAHLDPIGALVLLMTQRFGWAKPVPINPRYYNNPRRDMMLVSFAGPASNLALAAFFAIIINIMPLITGQSLMGLLYGMRGNTMIIVVNFLYLAIIINISLAIFNLLPFPPLDGSKILRGVLPPKYDRYFNKLEGPMGMLVILVLAYSGVLWSIIGPVVNGILNLLVFF
- a CDS encoding CBS domain-containing protein encodes the protein MEIVVSHQLTDLDGLAAMFAAAKIYPEARPVFVGRLHQMVKDFMALYRDEINVLYVEDIDLNQVTRVIICDTSELDRLGPLEDNINWDEVEVIVYDHHPHDELTWADRDKSQKVGSATTILIQEIMSAAIKIDAVEATLFALGIYADTGNFAHLNTTAADLEAAAYLLKNGAKIKVINQFLQQKLDNDQKEALSQFLPSRQDLNYNGVKFSLFTGKLNKYVRGLNKVVSRIKELYHLPTVFLLAEAEDQIDLIGRSSDEAVNIGRICDRFGGGGHPGAGAARLNPPLKDAETKLKSVLKTELSPRQIVSSIMSAPVRTLSPETTIAEAEKALDRYGHNGLIVVEDKEGKPILEEDIVGVFSRRDLDKVKGHDLMHAPVKGYMSRDVVTINADASIQDAQEEMVHYNIGRLPVIDDGKMVGIITRTDLLDAYYDDESPQHYQHTYGSSMVEIEARKTDLTGQFNNLTAKLKELFKLCSSLSASMDSRLFIVGGMVRDFVLDIENKDLDLVIEGQVEPFLASLAKELDVDYQYNDRFQTGSLNYYDYTLDLAQARSEYYPTPGSLPEVESAGILEDLFRRDFTVNAMAIALFPEEFGYLYDYFNGYQDIKNETVRALHRFSFLDDPTRIIRGIKLSLSLDFNFEEETENLMQEALNRGEFTGLSLNRVLRELKDLFYRFHDNSELPGVLKKLPVVKLLDFSFEFTEKTCRDWKRLEESLAYLDSKDYNIKEWEVKLVLLLRNLPGGIRSKINLTNKEEQLLNFINRLPENTENIFAFEEPVELAEELDKLEPEELALIHCFKEDSYHRSRLEFYLNELRNIEIEIDGNDLIDLGLKPGPEIREILAKVRKRRYQGRIKDRESQLELARKLIKEYQK